The genome window CCTGCTGTTCCAGGGGGCATCCGGGCAGTTCGCGCAAACCGCCGACATGCACCTTAATGGTCGCAATGGACTGGGGCGGATGCTCATGCACCTGATCAGCGATGCCTATAACCAATATCCCTTGCTGAACAACCATTCGGCCGGGCTGATCGGTGACAGCATCACCGGGCTGCTGGATAACGCGCTGAAGAACAAGCAGGAAGAAAAGCAGCTCGAACACGACTTCCGCTTCTTCAAGCAGAACCGCCTCAAGGCGTACATCGAGCGCCACCTGGCCGACCGCGACCTGACCATCGAACGCATCGCCAACGCCGAACAGTGCTCGGTACGCAGCCTGCACCGCGCCTTCCAGGATGAACTGGGGTGCAGTGTCAGCGAATACATCTGGCAGCGGCGCCTGTCACGTTGTGCCGAGGACCTGCGTAACCGGGAACATGCCCACCGCTCGCTCACCGAGATCGCCTACGCCTGGGGCTATGGCAGCAGTTCCCACTTCAGCCGGCATTTCAAATCGACGTTCGGCATGTCGCCCCGGCTATTTCGTGACACCGCGAGTGACAGCCGGGAAAAATCGACGGCCGCTTGAGCCTGTTTCCAATTCATATGGGTTCACGATATCCCCTGTAGGAGCTGAGCTTGCTCACTGCCACAGGGCGGCTCGGGGGGCATGGATTCGGTGTTCACCACAAATCTCCTGTGGGAGCTGAGCTTGCTCGCGATGGCGGTGGGTCAGTTGGCAGGGATGGTGAATGTGCTGACGCTATCGCGAGCAAGCTCGGCTCCCACAAGGGGGCTTGGCTCTCACAGGACACTCCTCTCACAGGTACTCCTCCCACAGCGCTTCTTAATTCCAGCCGCCGCCCATCACCTTGTACAACGTCACGCGGTTGCTCTGCTCGGTCAGGCGCAGGGTGATCAGGTCCTGTTGCGCGCTGTACAGGGAACGCTGGGCGTCGAGGGCTTCGAGATAGCTCTGGGAACCGCCACGGTACAAAGCGTCGGAGAGCTCGAAGCTCTTGCGGCTGGCGTCGGTCAACGCCTGTTGGGCCTCGATACGGCGATCCAGCGTGCTGCGCTCCGCCAGGGCATCGGCCACTTCCTTGAAGGCGCTCTGCAGTGTTTGCTGGTAGGTCTGCACCTGGATCTCGCGCTCGGTCTTCGCCGAGTCCAGCGTCGCGCGGTTACTGCCGGCATCGAAGATCGGCAGGCTGATGCTCGGGGCAAACGTCCAGGCGCCACTGCCGGACTTGAACAGGCCGGACAGGGCCGAGCTTGAGGAACCGGCATTGGCCGTCAGGCTGATACTGGGAAAGAACGCCGCACGGGCGGCACCGATGTCGATATTGGCCGACTTGAGCGTGTGCTCGGCGGCCAGCACATCGGGGCGTCGTTGCAACAGGCTGGACGGCAGCTCTGCCGGCACCTGCACCAGCGCCGCGGCCGATTCCAGGTACGCACCCGGCAACAACTCTTCGGGAATGTCGCTGCCCACCAGCAGCCGCAGGGCGTTGCGATCCTGCAGGATCTGGCTTTCATACGCCGCTGCGTCGACCCGTGCCGACTCCACGGTGGTTTGCGCCTGGGCCACGGACAGACCGGAGGAGCCACCCAGGGCGTGGCTGCGTTGGGTCAGTTCGTAGGTCGCCTGCTGGCTGCGCAAGGTCTCCTGGGCCAGGTGCAAGCGCTCGTTATCGGCCGCCAGGGTCAGCCAGGCCGTCGCCACTTCGGCCACCAGGCTGATCTGCGTGCTGCGGCGGGTTTCGGTCAGGGACAGATAGTCCTCCAGGGCTTCGTCCTGAAGGTTCTGCACCCGTCCGAACAGATCCACTTCATAACTGCTCAAACCCAGTTGCGCACTGTAGTCATGGGTGGTGGCCGCCGAGCCCGTGCTGGACAACGTTCCGGGCGTGCGACTGTGAGTGCCACTGACACTGGCATCGATCGAAGGCAATGACTCGGCGCGCTGGATGCGGTATTGCGCCTGGGCCTTTTCAACGTTCAGGACCGCCAGGCGCAGGTCGCGGTTGTTGCTCAATGCCAGGGACTGCAAGCGCGCCAGGCGGCTGTCGGTGAAAAAGTGCTGCCACTCGATGTCGGCACTCACCTTGCCCTCGGGCGTACCGGCAGCCGGCAGCCATTGCTCGGGGACTGGCGCCTCAGGGCGTTCATACTGCGGCGCCAGATTCAGGCAGCCACCGAGCAGCGTGAAGATGGCCAGCAATGGCCAGCGGAACTTGATCATGCATCACCTGACTGGGCGGATGGAACAGAGGTCGAAGCCGTGGAAACGCGGGCGAAACGCCGGCGAATCTGCACGAAAAACAAAGGAACGAAGAAGATCCCCAACACCGTGGCGGACAACATGCCGCCCAGCACACCGGTACCAATGGCCTGACGTCCGGCGGAACCGGCGCCGCTACTCAGGGCCAGGGGCAATACACCGAACATGAAGGCCAGGGACGTCATGAGAATCGGCCTCAGGCGTTGGCGCACGGCGATCAGCGTCGCCTCGCGCAAGCTGTTGCCCTGCTCTTGCAGGTGCTTGGCGAACTCGACGATCAGAATCGCGTTCTTGGCGGCCAACCCCACGGTGGTCAATAACCCGACCTGAAAGTAGACATCGTTACTCAAGCCACTGACACGGGTAGCCAGCACCGCGCCCACCACCCCCAGCGGCACCACCAGCATCACCGAGAAAGGCACCGACCAACTCTCATAGAGCGCAGCGAGGCAGAGGAAAACGAACAGCACCGAAATCCCGTACAGCAACGGCGCCTGCGAACCGGAAAGGCGCAACTGATAGGACTGCCCGGTCCACTCGTAGCCGATGCCCTCCGGCAATTGCTTGATCAGCGCTTCCACCGCATCCATGGCGTCCCCGGAACTGATGCCGGGTGCCGGATCGCCAACCACCTCCATCGAGGCGTTGCCGTTGTAGCGTTCCAGCAACGGCGAGCCGTAGCTCCACGAACTGCTGGCGAACGAGGAAAACGGCACCATCTCATCGTTGCTGTTGCGCACGAACCAGTGCTCCAGGTCAGCCGCCTGCATCCGTGCCGCGGCCTCACCCTGGACGTAGACTTTCTTCACGCGCCCCTGGTTGAGGAAGTCATTGACGTAAGTGCCGCCCAACGCCGTGGACAGCGTGGTGTTGATGTCGCTGGTGCTCAGGCCCAAGGCCCCGGCCTTGCGATCATCGATGTTGACCTTGAGCTGCGGTGCATCGTCCAGGCCATTGCTGCGAACCCCCAGCAAGCGAGGGTCCTGGTTGGCCTGCCCGATGAGTTTTTCCCGCGCCGCCACCAGCGCGTCATGTCCCAGGCCGGCGAGGTCCTTGAGTTGCAGGTCGAAGCCGGACGTCTGCCCCAGGCCGCGCACGGCCGGCGGTTGCATGACGAACACATTGGCATCGCCGATGCTCGACAGTGCCATGGTCGCGCGTTGGGCGAAGGACGCCGCATCCTGCCCCGCCCCCGTGCGTTCGCTCCAGTCCTTGAGTCGAATGAATGCACGGGCGCTGTTCTGGCTGTTGCCGTTCATGCCCAGGCCGGAAATGCTGATCAGTGCTTCGACTTCCGGCTGTTCGAGCAGGTAGCTTTCGAACTGCTTGACCACCGCTTGCGTGCGGCTGTCCGTGGCCCCGACTGGCAACTGCACCTGGGCCATGAGAATGCCCTGGTCTTCGTCAGGCAGGAACGAAGTCGGCAGGCTGAAGTAACCGGCGGCCATCGCCAGCAGTACCAGCCCATACACCAGCCAGCCGACGCGCCCGCGCTGCAAAATGCCCCCCACCTGGCGTTTATAGGCCTCGGCAGCACGCTCGAACGTGCGGTTGAACCAGCCGAAGAATCCGCGTTGAGGACCATGGCCCTGGCTATCGGACGGCTTGAGCAGGGTCGCGCACAATGCCGGCGTCAGCGTCATGGCGACGAGTACCGAGAGCACCATGGCCGAGACGATGGTGACCGAAAACTGCCGGTAGATAACGCCCGTGGAGCCGCCAAAAAACGCCATGGGAATGAACACCGCACTGAGCACCAGGGCGATGCCGACCAGGGCGCTGGTGATTTCATCCATCGACTGGCGCGTGGCGTCCAGGGCCGACAGCCCCTGCTCGCCCATCACCCGCTCGACGTTTTCCACCACCACAATCGCGTCGTCCACCAACAGGCCGATGGCCAGGACCATGGCGAACATGGTCAGGGTGTTGATCGAATAACCGAACAGCGCCAGCACGCCGAATGTACCCAGCAGCACCACCGGCACCGTGATCGCGGGGATCAACGTGGCCCGCAGGTTCTGCAGGAAAAGGAACATGATCAGCACCACCAGGACAATCGCCTCGCCCAGTGACTTGACCACCTCTTCGATGGACAGGCTGACAAAAGGCGTGGTGTCGTAGGCAATCACGTTCTTGAGTTGCAGCTCCGTCGGATAGAACGCCTCCAGCTCCTTGAGCTTGGCCTTCACCGCCTCGCCCACGTTCAGGGCGTTGGCCCCGGCGGCGAGCTGGACGCCCATGGCGGCAGCGGGTTTGCCGTTGAGGGCAGAACTGACATCGTAGCTTTCACTGCCCAATTCAACCCGCGCCACATCCCCGAGCAGCACCACCGCACCGTCGCTGGTGGACTTGACCACCACGTTGCGAAACTCTTCGACGGTTTGCAGCTTGCTACGGGCGCTGATGGTGGCGTTCAACTGCTGACCTTTCACCGCCGGCATGGCGCCGAGTTGACCGGCAGAAACCTCGGTGTTCTGCGCCTCCAGGGCCGTGCTGACATCCGAAGGCATCAGCGCGTATTTTTCCAGCAGGGCCGGGTCCAGCCAGATGCGCATGGCATAGCCGGAACCCAATGTCTGCACGTCGCCGACGCCGTCGATGCGGCTGATGGAATCGAGCAGGGTGCTGGAAATGTAATCGCCGATCTGCGTGCCGGTGACGCCGGGATTGTCGGAGGCCAGGGCGGCAATCATCAGGAAGTCCGAACCGCCCTTGGTCACGGTCAGGCCCTCGCTCTGCACCGACTGCGGCAGCCTCGACTCGGCCTGTTGCAGCTTGTTCTGCACCTGCATCTGGGCCACGTCCGGGTTGGTACCGGCGGTGAAGGTCAGGCTGATGCTGGCGCTGCCATCCGAGCTGCTGGAGGCCGACATGTAGGTCAGGTTGTCCAGGCCCTTCATTTGCTGTTCGATGACCTGGGTCACCGAGTCTTCGACGGTCTTGGCCGAGGCGCCGGTGTAGGTCGCGGAAATACGCACCGTCGGCGGCGCGATGTCCGGGTACTGTTCCAAGGGCAACTGACTGATGGACAAGGCGCCAGCGAGCATGATGACGATGGCGATGACCCAGGCGAAAATCGGTCGATCGATAAAGAAGCGCGCCATGTTCAACCCTCCTGCGCAATGGCAACAGGCGTTGCTTTCTGCGTACGGCTGCGGGTACCGGCGTTCTGTACCACGACGCTTTCACCGACGCGGACTTTCTGCCCGCCCTCGACAATCACCTGGTCTCCCGCGTTCAACCCCGCCGTGACCCACCACTGGTTATCCACGGCGCGGTCGATGGTCAGCATGCGCTGCTCGACCTTGCCATTGACCACCACCAGGGCCGAAGTCGCACCGCTGGCACTGCGGGTCACCGCCTTCTGCGGAATCAGGATGGCCTGGTCATCCCGCGCCTGCTCCAGCACCGCCCGCACGTACATGCCCGGCAGCAACAGTCGGTCCGGGTTGGCGATTTGCGCCCGCAGGGTCACCGTGCCAGTGCCCTCATTGACGCTGACCCCACTGAACTTCAAACGGCCTTCATGGCCGTAGGTGCTGCCGTCATCGAGCTTGAGACTGATCCGCGCCTCACCTTCGCCATTGCTCCGGAGCACACCGCTGGCCAGGTCGCGCTTGAGACGCAACAGCTCGGTGGTCGATTGGGTGACGTCTACATACATCGGGTCCAACTGCTGCACCGTGGTCAGTGCGCTGTCCTGGTTGGCCACCACCAGCGCGCCAGGCGTGACCGTCGAGGTTTCGATGCGCCCACTGACGGGGGAACCGATGCGGGTATACGCCAGGTTGATGCGCGCGGTGTCGACATCGGCCTGGGCCACTTGCAATTCGGCTTCGGCAGTCAGCAGGCTGGCCTGGGCATCTTCGTTGTCCTGCTGGCTGATGGCATCGATCTTCGCCAACTGTGCGTCACGCTTGGCCGTGGCCTGGGCCGACTTCAACGTGGCGCGGGCCTTGGCCAGGTTCGCCTGGGCTTGCGCCAATGCGGCCTTGTAGGAGGCTGCGTCCAATTGGTACAGCGCCTGCCCGGCCTTGACCTCGGCCCCTTCGACAAACAAGCGCTGCTGGACGATACCGCCGACCTGCGGGCGTATCTCGGCGACCATGAACGCCTGGGTGCGTCCGGCCAGCTCAGTGGTCAGTGCCTGGCTTTGCGGCTGCACGGTGATCACCGACACCTTGGGCGGTTCGGGCGTGGGTGCCGATTCGCCGGAGCAACCGCCCAACAGGAACAAAACGATCAAGCACACCAGGATGGCGGCGGTCACCAGGGATTTGGCGAATAATTTGGTCGACATAAATGCCTCTGCAAGACGGATGGTTCAAGCCAGGCGCCATACTGCGAGGCAAATGTGCAGGAAAATTGAAGATTGCCCGCCGCCCTTGAATCTTCATCGCGCCAGGGCCTAAATGGTCGGGCCATTCATCGAACTGCCCGAGCCCATGAAACTGAGCATCTCCACCAAGCTGTTTATTGCCGTACTGGCCAGCGTGCTGTTCGTCATCCTGAGCATGGGGGTGACCAACGGCTGGAGCTTCGGCAAAGGCTTTCTGGACTACCTCAACGAACAGGCCCTGGTGCGCATGACGCCGGTACTGCCGCGCCTGGCCAGCGCCTACGAGCGCGAAGGCGACTGGGAATTCCTGCGCAACCAGCCGGATCGCTGGTTCGAGCTCCTGCGTCCGGAACCGGGCGAAAACACCACCCACCCAGAGCGCCCACCCATGTCGATGTCCGACCTGACCGGCGCGGTGTTTCGCATCGCTCTGCTGGATCAGCAGAAACAGTTGGTCATGGGCTACTCGGCGATTGCCGACGACGCCCTGATGCGCCCGATCGAGGTCGCCGGCAAAACCGTCGGCTGGCTGGCGGTGACGCCGTTCCAGAACGTGACCGAGGCTGGCGGTGAACGCTTTCGTCAGTATCTGGTGCGCACCAGCCTGGCCGTGGGCGTGCTCTCGTTGCTGTTGGCGATGCTGATTGCCTGGTGGATCGCCCGTACCCTGCTTGACCCGGTCAAGCGAGTGGCCGCCGCCACGCACCGGTTGGCCGCCGGGGAATACAGCAACCGCGTATCGGTGGCCTCCAATGACGAAGTCGGTCAGTTGGCCCGAGACTTCAACCAGCTGGCGCATACGCTGGAACGCAACGAGAAAATGCGCAGGGAATTCATGGCCGATGTGTCCCACGAACTGCGCACCCCGTTGTCGGTATTGCGCGGTGAGCTGGAAGCCATCGAAGACGGCGTGCGCACCCTCGACCCGTCCTCGATGAAATCGCTGCAAGGCGAAGTCAGCATGCTCAGCAAGCTGGTGGATGATCTCTACGAACTGTCCCTGGCCGATGTTGGCGCGCTGACCTACCGCAAGAGCGAATGCGATCTCAACGAACTGCTGGACAGTTGCGTGACGATGTTCCTGGAGCGTTGCAATGCCCGGCATCTGCGTTTGAAGCTGGAGCTGCCGACAACGCCGCTACGGTTGGAGGCCGACCCCAAACGCTTGCAGCAACTGTTCAGCAACCTGTTGGAAAATGCCGTGCGTTATACCGACGAGGGTGGCGTGCTGCGCATAAGTGCCGCCAACGAGGCCGATGTCGTGCGCATCGATTTTCTCGACTCCGGCCCCGGGGTCGATGCGGATCAATTGCCGCGACTGTTCGAGCGTTTTTACCGCGGCGAAACCTCACGCAATCGCGCCAGTGGCGGCGCCGGCCTGGGATTGGCCATCTGTCACAGCATCGCCCTGGCCCATGGCGGCAGCCTCAGCGCCGATCACTCGCCTTTGGGCGGCCTTTGGCTGACCCTGCGCCTGCCTCGGAACGCCTGAACCATGAGCAACGACAACCCGATCCTGATCGTCGAAGACGAACCCAAGCTGGCGGCGTTGATGCGCGACTACCTGATCGCCGCTGGCTACGCGACCCAATGCCTGGACAATGGCCTTCAAGTGGTGCCGGCGGTACGGGCCAGCGAGCCGCGGTTGATCCTGCTCGACCTGATGCTGCCGGGACGCGACGGCCTGCAAGTGTGCCAGGAGCTGCGCAGCTTCAGCGCCGTGCCGATCATCATGATCACCGCCCGCGTGGAGGAAGTGGATCGCCTGCTCGGGCTGGACCTGGGGGCTGACGACTACATCTGCAAACCCTTCAGCCCGCGTGAAGTGGTGGCCAGGGTCAAGGCGATCCTGCGGCGCAGCCCACAACTTGTCGCCGCAGCGCCAGCACGCCTGCTGATCGACGAAGACCGCTACCAGGCGTCACTCGATGGCATAGCCCTGGACCTGACGCCCTTGGAACTGCGCCTGCTCAGCACCCTGGCCCAGTCCCCGGGGCGGGTGTTTTCCCGGGATCAACTGCTCGACCGGATCTATTCCGATCATCGGGTGGTCACTGATCGCACCATCGATAGCCATATCCGTAATCTGCGGCGCAAGCTCGAACAGGCTTGCCCGGGAGAGCAGCCGATCGAGTCGTTGTATGGTGTGGGTTATCGGTTTCAGCTCGGCGAATCCTGAAGCGTCGCGTTGAAATCGAGCTTATTGTTCTGCCGAATAGATAACGGTTTGTGCCCTGTCACCCCCAGCAGGCCGACGAGTGAAGTAGGTGTCGCCTTCGTCGGTCTGGATCTCGTAGTCGGCCTTGCTGGCGACCCGACTCGATGCATCGCTGTGCTTGATGATTTTCAGCACCCGCTGGAACTTCACGCCTTGCGTGCCGTTCTGGGCGGGGCCGGTGAGCACATTGACCTTCTGGAACCAGCCTTCCTGCTTTTTGTTCGACACCAGGGTGCCGCTCAGCGCTTCAAAACGTTCGAGACGGGTAAACCCCCAGAGTGTCGGCTCCTCGACCACTTTGCCCGGGGTGGCGGAACCCGTGAAGACAAACAGGTTAAGGCTCGGATTGTCTTCGCAGAAGAAGTCATAAGGCACCAGACCGTCGACCATTCTCTTGCCGGGAACGAAACCCTTCTTATGAACCAGAAACATGAGCACCTCCACGCTGAAGCATCAGCAAACGCTGCGTAAATTTGAGCGCAAAGTCTACTGAGGCGGGGCGTACAGGGCCGTCAAGCCAATGTAATATCGTGTAAAGATCACGCCCTGCGAGGCAAGCTGATTTCCACCGTCAGCCCACCGGACGGCTCGTTGCGCGCCAGGATAGAGCCACCGTGGATCTCCACGGCCCTTGAGGCAATGGCCAGGCCCAGGCCGAAGCCGGCACTGACTTCGTTCAAGCCACGTTCGAACGGGTTGAAGATGCTCTGTAGCCGCGAATGCTCAACACCCGTGCCCTGATCGCTGATCTGTACCACCAGGCCATCTGCGGCGCCATTGACCTCGGCCACGACCATCACCGTGGTGTTTGGCCGGGTATGACGCACCGCGTTTCGAATGACGTTCTCGAAACACCGATACAACAGCTCACCGCTGACCCGACTGACAAACGCCGGGCACGCCTGCAAGGTGACCTGGCAGCCTTTCATTTGCGCTTCGAATCGAGCGTCCTCGACGATCACCGACAACAATTCGACGACATCGATTGGCTCGCGCTCGATACTCTCCGGTCGCCCCTGCAGGCGTGCCAGGGTCAACAACGCCTCGATCAGCGTGTCCATGCGCACCGACTCACGGTCGATGCGCTCCACCATTTCCAGGCGAGCCGGATCTTGCTGCAGCAGCCCGATGGCCACTTGCATGCGGGTCAGCGGTGAGCGCAATTCGTGGGAGATGTCGTGCAACAAGTGTTGCTGGGCGTCTACCAACAGTTTCAACTGGTTGGCCATTCGGTCGCAGTCTTCTGCCAGATCGACGATCTCATCACGTCGCGCGCCCATGATCGGCTTGACCCGGGTCTCGAAGCGCCCCTGGGCCACGTCACTCATGGCGCGTCGAAGATAGGCCAGCGGCCATGCCAGGTAGAACGCCATGTAACCGCTGAACAGCGCACTCATGACCGTGCCGATGATCAACGGCGTCCAGTGGCTCGGCCCCCTGTCGCCTTCTTTGCCCAGGGGATGGGTTGATTTGAGCGACAGCACGATGCCGTCCTTGCTGATGACCGATCGCTCATAGGCCGGTTGCGGCACTGGCGTGCCGGCCAACAGCTGACCCGCGCTGTCATAGACACCAACGGCCTGGTCATCCGGGTGTTCCCACACCGCCAGCAGTTGCCGGCCCGACTCGATGCCAAACTGTCGCAATAGCTGCTCTTCAGTGGCCAGGACCGTTTCCAGATGAGGATCACCCGGCCTGGAACTGCCCATGACCAGGAAGCCCAGCCCGACCAGAAACGTCAAGCTGGTGGCGAGCCAGAACGCCAGGAACAGTTTCCAGAACAGCCGGCTGGGCTTCATCATTCGGCGATCAACAGGTAACCGAGGCCCCGCACGCTCTGGATCCAGGCCTTGGCATCGGGGCGCGGTCCCAGCTTGTGGCGAATGCTGCTGATGTGCACATCGATGCGTCGGTCATAGCGAGTCAAGGGACAACCCAGGGCATTGAGCGACAGGTTCTGTTTGCTCACCACTTGCCCGGCACAGCGGGCCAGTTCCTCGAGCAAACTGAACTCGGTGCTGGTCACCCCCAGCTCGCGCCCCTGCCAGAGCGCCTGGCGCTTGCCGGGCCACAGGACCAGCGGCCCGGTCCTGATCACTTCGCTGGATGGCCGATCCGCTGGCTGCACCCGGCGCATGATCGCCCGCAAACGCGCCACCAGCTCCCCCGGCGAACTGGGCTTGGGCACATAGTCATCGGCGCCCAGCTCCAGGCCGGTGATCTTGTCGATGTTGTCGCCACGAGCTGTCAGCAACACCACCGGCACCTGGCTCACGGCCCGAATGCGCCTGAGCACCTCGATACCCGACAACCGCGGCAGCATCACGTCCAGCACCACGATGCTATAGCGACCGGACAGCGCTTGCACCTCGCCCTCCTCCCCTGTGTGCACGGCAGTCGCCTCAAAGCCTTCGCGCTCCAGGTATTGGCTGAGCATTCCCGTCAGTTCCTGGTCATCGTCGACTAGCAATACAGAGATCATGGGACGCTCTTGAGTAGGTGTCGGCCCATTATCGCCCGTGTGCCGCGTACCGTCATCGCCACGGGCCAACCTTTACCTAACTTGACATTGGGTTAACCGCACCAAACGCAGCGAACTTTTATGCTTGCTCGCCACCAGCCCGCTCGCTCCCGCGGTGACTCGTCTTGCGGTGAGATATCCGCGTCCACCTACACCACCTGTCGATGTGTTCTGGATAAGATCTTGATGAATTTTTCGCGCCTGCTCTGCTCGGCTGCACTGCTGCTCAATGTCACACTTGCCCACGCCCAAGGTTTCAAGATTTCCGATATTCGCATCAACGGCCTCCAGCGCATCTCCGCAGGCAGCGTCTTCGGTGCCTTGCCATTGAACGTCGGCGATAACGCGGATGAGCGGCGCCTGGTGGAGTCCACGCGTGCGCTGTTCAAGACCGGCTTTTTCCAGGACATCCAACTGGGACACGACGGTGATGTCCTGGTCATCACCGTCGTCGAGCGTCCCTCCATCGCCAGTATCGAGATCGAAGGCAACAAGGCGATCTCCACTGAAGACCTGATGAAGGGCCTGAAACAATCCGGCCTGGCCGAAGGCGAGATCTTCCAGCGCGCCACCCTCGAAGGTGTGCGTAACGAGCTACAGCGCCAGTACGTTGCCCAGGGCCGCTACTCGGCCACCGTCGACACCGAAGTGGTGCCGCAGCCGCGCAACCGCGTC of Pseudomonas fluorescens contains these proteins:
- a CDS encoding response regulator transcription factor translates to MISVLLVDDDQELTGMLSQYLEREGFEATAVHTGEEGEVQALSGRYSIVVLDVMLPRLSGIEVLRRIRAVSQVPVVLLTARGDNIDKITGLELGADDYVPKPSSPGELVARLRAIMRRVQPADRPSSEVIRTGPLVLWPGKRQALWQGRELGVTSTEFSLLEELARCAGQVVSKQNLSLNALGCPLTRYDRRIDVHISSIRHKLGPRPDAKAWIQSVRGLGYLLIAE